A stretch of the Comamonas testosteroni TK102 genome encodes the following:
- a CDS encoding phosphatase PAP2 family protein translates to MNLMQGTVNGWQQISPQKLAPMLFLAALALGEALWIHAHPLVFSGTEPVFWTTLILLSISWIYGYSGRSLALSEMSFYAALWIVTALIGAMLTYIFATLNLPLLDAQFTRLDQALGFNWLAFYGFVQQHPLLRAVLTLAYFSGLLQVFFSIIYLSHCARNDRNEELWWSSSIALMLTALLSGLLPAGGTLFFHSVGLENAVHLPHFMALREGSLNEFAFGDLKGIVTFPSYHTTIALLLIHAYRQLRLFRWVLALNILMLISTPINGGHYLVDMLGSGVVTVFSIYLTRRVQYFLQR, encoded by the coding sequence ATGAACTTGATGCAGGGAACCGTCAATGGCTGGCAGCAGATCAGTCCCCAAAAGCTCGCGCCCATGCTTTTCCTGGCCGCCCTGGCTCTCGGAGAAGCGCTGTGGATACATGCCCATCCGCTTGTCTTTTCCGGCACCGAGCCGGTGTTCTGGACGACTCTGATCCTGCTGAGCATCAGCTGGATCTATGGATATTCGGGACGTAGCCTGGCCTTGTCCGAGATGTCGTTCTACGCAGCCCTGTGGATAGTGACAGCGCTGATCGGCGCCATGCTGACCTATATCTTCGCGACCCTGAACCTGCCGCTGCTCGACGCCCAGTTCACCAGACTGGATCAGGCTCTGGGCTTCAACTGGCTGGCCTTCTATGGCTTTGTCCAGCAACACCCGCTTCTCAGAGCCGTGCTCACGCTGGCCTATTTCAGCGGCCTGCTGCAAGTCTTTTTCTCGATCATCTACCTGTCGCACTGCGCAAGAAACGACAGAAACGAGGAGCTGTGGTGGTCGTCTTCCATCGCCTTGATGCTGACGGCCCTGCTATCGGGACTGCTGCCCGCCGGAGGGACTCTTTTCTTCCACTCCGTCGGGCTGGAGAACGCCGTGCACCTGCCTCACTTCATGGCGCTCAGGGAGGGAAGCCTGAACGAGTTCGCATTCGGGGATCTGAAAGGCATAGTCACGTTCCCTTCCTATCACACGACGATTGCCTTGCTGCTCATCCATGCCTACAGACAGCTCCGGCTTTTTCGCTGGGTGCTCGCATTGAACATCCTGATGCTGATCTCCACGCCCATCAACGGCGGGCACTATCTGGTGGACATGCTGGGCAGCGGCGTTGTTACCGTTTTTTCCATCTATCTGACGAGGCGCGTTCAATATTTCCTGCAGCGATGA
- a CDS encoding type II secretion system F family protein translates to MLIVALLTFASLMLAAGALFFWVTPTVTEQRLQELSPAPLSGSWTETAVKLVGPFAHLSSPTAGSDATPLRLRFLNAGIRHENAPLLYFGAKTLLPLVMMFLVYSLMLAQGTTDSLQLLLYPLVTGLVACYLPNLVLRWMAARRKREIFENFPDAADLMLVCVEAGMGLDAALGKVTAEIRIKSEALAQELHWTNLEMRAGSTREKSLRNLAARTGVDEIHAFTAMLTQADRFGTSIGDSIRVFSDDLRHKRQMRAEELAAKIPTKMLLPLVTCIFPAIVMVVLGPAIIRLLRMVLPMIAGSV, encoded by the coding sequence ATGTTAATCGTCGCCCTGCTCACTTTCGCTTCCCTCATGCTGGCTGCAGGAGCCCTGTTCTTCTGGGTCACGCCCACGGTCACAGAACAGCGCCTGCAAGAGCTGAGCCCAGCCCCTCTGTCCGGCAGCTGGACAGAAACTGCGGTCAAGCTGGTGGGTCCGTTCGCCCACCTCTCCTCCCCCACTGCGGGCAGTGATGCCACCCCGTTGCGCCTGCGCTTTCTGAATGCCGGCATTCGCCACGAAAACGCGCCCTTGCTGTATTTTGGCGCCAAGACGCTGCTGCCTCTGGTGATGATGTTCCTGGTCTATTCGCTGATGCTGGCCCAAGGCACGACAGACAGCCTGCAGCTGCTGCTCTATCCGCTGGTCACCGGGCTTGTGGCCTGCTATCTGCCCAATCTGGTGCTGCGCTGGATGGCCGCACGCCGCAAGCGCGAGATCTTCGAGAATTTTCCCGATGCCGCCGATCTCATGCTGGTCTGCGTGGAGGCAGGCATGGGACTGGATGCAGCGCTGGGCAAGGTGACTGCCGAGATCCGCATCAAAAGCGAAGCCCTGGCCCAGGAACTTCACTGGACCAATCTGGAAATGCGCGCCGGCAGCACCCGGGAGAAATCCTTGCGCAACCTGGCCGCCCGCACTGGAGTGGACGAGATACACGCCTTCACGGCCATGCTGACGCAAGCGGACCGTTTCGGCACCAGCATCGGCGACTCCATCCGCGTGTTCTCGGACGATCTGCGCCACAAGCGTCAGATGCGTGCCGAGGAACTGGCCGCCAAGATCCCCACCAAGATGCTGCTGCCGCTGGTGACCTGCATCTTCCCCGCCATCGTGATGGTGGTTCTCGGCCCGGCAATCATCAGACTGCTGCGCATGGTGCTGCCCATGATCGCGGGAAGCGTCTAG
- a CDS encoding type II secretion system F family protein, whose product MLSFFSSHSILVIIALVFAAVLLLLEGIHLVWKQYKSPEAKRLERRLRALSAADDHSSPTKLVKERVLSDMPRMQRMLQSMPRAHQLDRVIVQSGLEWTVSGLLLGIGILFFLGALAASMFHLPMELVLLAGAVLGCLPWLYLQRKRNQRLGLLERQIPEALDLIARALRAGHAFSAGLQMAGEELSEPIAGEFRLVHDEINYGTSLQQALNNLGERIPITDLRYFIVAVLIQRESGGNLTEMLSNLSRLIRERLKLHAKIRVLSSEGRMSAWILGLMPFALAALLNFVNPEFMSTLWTDPIGIVILQWLAGLMVIGMLMLRRIVRIRV is encoded by the coding sequence ATGCTGTCCTTTTTTTCTTCCCACTCGATCCTGGTGATCATTGCGCTGGTGTTTGCCGCCGTGCTTTTGCTGCTCGAAGGCATTCACCTGGTCTGGAAGCAGTACAAGAGTCCGGAGGCGAAGCGGCTTGAACGTCGGCTCAGGGCCTTGTCCGCCGCCGACGATCACAGCAGTCCGACCAAGCTGGTCAAGGAACGCGTACTCAGCGACATGCCCAGGATGCAGCGGATGCTGCAAAGCATGCCCCGCGCCCACCAGCTGGACCGCGTGATTGTTCAGTCGGGCCTGGAATGGACGGTTTCCGGTTTGCTGCTCGGCATCGGGATACTGTTTTTCCTGGGTGCGCTGGCCGCAAGCATGTTCCATCTGCCCATGGAACTGGTGCTGCTCGCCGGTGCCGTCCTGGGCTGCCTGCCCTGGCTTTATCTGCAGCGCAAGCGCAATCAGCGCCTGGGCCTGCTGGAGCGCCAGATCCCCGAAGCGCTGGACCTGATCGCGCGGGCCTTGCGCGCCGGCCACGCATTCTCGGCAGGCCTGCAGATGGCCGGAGAGGAATTGTCCGAGCCCATAGCCGGCGAGTTCCGCCTGGTGCACGACGAGATCAACTACGGCACCTCGCTGCAGCAGGCCTTGAACAATCTCGGGGAAAGAATACCGATCACCGATCTGCGCTACTTCATCGTCGCCGTATTGATACAGCGCGAATCGGGCGGCAACCTGACCGAGATGCTGAGCAATCTGAGCCGTCTGATCCGCGAGCGGCTCAAGCTTCACGCCAAGATCCGGGTTCTGTCCTCCGAAGGACGAATGTCGGCCTGGATCCTGGGGCTGATGCCCTTTGCCCTGGCAGCCCTGCTCAATTTCGTGAACCCGGAATTCATGTCCACGTTGTGGACTGACCCCATAGGCATCGTCATTCTGCAATGGCTGGCCGGACTCATGGTGATCGGCATGTTGATGCTGCGCCGCATTGTCCGCATACGGGTATGA